The region TCTATGCAAATGATTTATAGGTCACAAGAGACTTTTTTTGCAACCTGTATAAAGGATAAAAAACtagatttttaagttaaaaaaacataaaaatgacagaaacaaTGCACTTTGGATATAATAGAAAATAGTGTTGTGATTTAAGATAAACACCAATAATCATTCTTGATATGGTGTTATTTGCTCTAGGACAGGGAAAATATAGTAAAATTTGATTAACCTGATTAACCTGGTATATCATTTGATAGATGTCAGCAATAAATAGACATATATTGCCATTCATAAAGCCAAACATGCTCAAAGCATATGCAGTTTTATTGTGTGGTAATGTGTGCTGAGGGGTCATAAGAGGATGAACCAGATGACAAAGAATATATGTGACATGCTGTAGTGCCAGTCAGTCCAAAGGATTTATTTTACagctcaaaaaagaaaaatatgatgaaaagtaatagaaaacatgaaaaaaaaatctctgagTAACACAATGCTTCACTCTCTACACAGGATCTGGGTGCTTGATGCTGCCTTCTTGACCAATCACATTCAAGGCTTAACTTAGAAACAGgtcattataaataattaattagaaGAGGAGCAGTGTAGAGACCAGCTTTGAGACGAGTATTACTAACACAGAGGACACACGCTGGTGTCCCCTCTTAACAATCTAGCACCAAAGGTATCGCAACTAATTGGTGTGCAATTTTCATGCACAAACATAATTTTTTGATCAAGGTTATGTTCAGAGCCCTGCAGTAGGGTGCCGTTAATAAAAGTAGCGgggttatttataatttattattattgttttatttttattgatcgTCTAAAGGGTTCTTGGccctgaaattgaatctgactaGAAAGTGAAAATTCTGTACAAaaattgtgcacacacacacaaataaataaaaccgaAGTCTAAGTGTCCCAGTGGGAAActtttctgtgtgtctctcgaatcattattttctcttctaCTCTGTTGGACTGAACTGGTGTGCACCAGTGGTTTAAACCCGGTGTGATGACCATTGCCTTGGAGGTCTGATTGGTCCTGAGggactgagggaggagaatCCATCCCTGGTTCTTAAATCTAATAGAAGGATTCTAGTGGGTTTTCAGACTAAAATCTTCCTGAAGTGATGATATCACATATAATTTATGACATTTTGACCAGACAAAGAAAGTCATACTTAGGAGCAAATAGCCAAAATTGTAACATCcttgaatcatacttttgcaattATTTCAAACAATGTTGCTTATGTAATTTTCCTACAGGATTTTCTCactagaatttatttatttcacgaTAGCCTAGAACAAGTTATGTTACAGAGAGATTAATTAAGATGcagtataaataattaaatgttatcACAAAGTAATTCCCTTCAGACTAAacaatgttttatataattttaaccAAGTAGCACAGACATAATACTTAAATAGCTGCcattttttattcaaaattcAATAACACTATCAAAATGAATTTATCAGGATTAAAATTCTCAGTCGCTGTGGCAGATTTCCGTTACAGCTGTTACGTGCTCAGCTGCTGGGTGCTACACAGTTTAATCTTACTTACAGGTCTGAATGATGGTGAATTATAATGACTGAAAACCTGCTGGCAGAAAAGAGAATTACATCTTTGAAGTTTTGTAGAAATCCCTGCTGATGGCAACAGGagtacaaacataaaaaaatgatcACAACCTCTTGCTCCAGCCTCATCCTCCTCATCTTCCACTTCTGGAGTCATAGACTGAGTCATTGTTTCATATACCAACCAGTTTTATTTAAtagataaaacaaaaacaacaacattaaaatgataTAGGCAAAAAGAGAAAAGCTGTTCCATATTATACTCTACCTTTAAAACACTATTGGTAGCATTTTGAATTATTTGTTTTGTGACACTAGGTGTACAAATGTGATGGTTTAGTTGTTTGTTGCAATATTTAATGACAAACAAGACACCTCATACAGAAAAAAGTGTCGAAGTTCCAAAATCCCTGCTCTATTCCACAGTGTAACAATTTATATTTCAGCCCTCAGATCAAACTTAAATGGTGTTTAAATAGGTGTAGTACATACAATACAAAACCTAAAtctattttatgtttgtttaaataatttcacTCCTAAAAGTTATTATGAGTGTTTACTTTAGCCACAATATACTCAGCAAAACCTGGTTATTACTGATATAGGATAGTAAGCCCTGGACTAACTGTCTAAAATTTCTGTGTCAACTCTGATACAGTATTAAGTAAAGTATTAAAAGCCCCATTTTGCATTATTTGTTTTGAGCTCTTTCCATGTCTAGTTATATTTTTATAGTGAAGTAACAAAAATGTGTATGTTCATAAATTTCTTCAAACTAATGACTGTAGATGCTGTACTGTGTGGCTTTTATAGTGGCTATAATGCCACTGCTATACTGTATATAAAGAAGGCTAAAGATCATATCAGTGTTCTGCTAAGCACATTGGTAAGAACTAGTTTGGTTGATTTTTCATACAtctgattttgtgtttttctttctgtttagtCAATAACtttttgcagaaaaataaattaagacaCTGTCGAATTTCCTTTGTTTTCAGTCCGTATACTAGAGGATTAACTATAGGAGGAATTATCATCACAGATGCACCTATAACCCTTCGTAAGTTTAAAGACACTGCCTCAAATCTGTGGGCCAACATGGCAAAAACTGCACTGAATTCTAAgcataaaaaaacaattaaatgtgTACCACAGGTCTGAATAGCCTTACTTTTGGCATCAGACTGTCTTTTAATCACAACGGTCAATAAGATGTGGACATATGTGAATATTATTACGAGCAGTAACAGACCATTATAAAAGGCTATTGTAAACAGTCCATAATAGTTATTTAATCTTGTGTCTCCACATATGAGCTTCATCAAAGATGGATTATTACAGAACAAGTCCACAATTTTTGTGCTGCAAATCTCTTTGTGATAAGAAAATGCAAGTAGTAAACCAATCATAGTAAAATCTATGGTCCacattaaaatgataatttttAATAAGTTGTTTGGTGTCATCAAGGTGTTATATTTCAGTGGACAACAAATGGCAATGTATCTATCATAGGCCATAGCAGTGAGAATAAGAAATGATCCTGCTCCATAAAGATGGGTCAGTAAAGCTTGAACAAAACAAGCAGAATAAGTGATTGATCTATTTTGTGACAGTATACTAGATACCAGCTGAGGGAAAAATGCTGTGGAACCCATTATATCATTGACTGGCATGTTAAACAATAGAATGTACATAGGCTTATGAAGTTTCCTGTTGAAAGCAATTGTCAGAATTATAGTCATGTTGAAAACCAATACAGCACAATATGTCAGTGTTCCAATCAAAAATGCTGGAAAAATATGAGATGAAGGTATGTCCAGAGGTTCCAATGTCAGTGTTGTTGTGTATATTGAGAAATTAGAATCCATATTAATTCATGTTTCAATTCTCAGATTATCTGCAGTGAGGAAAATACAATTATTGCAGAAAGCAGACAAGAGGCAAGACCTTGATTAATCTTATCTTACATAGTAAGGAGACTGCTTACCCAGTTAAAGTCTCTGTTCATAAAATTCTAATCACAATTTTCTAAGAATGGAGAATCACAGATAGAATCGGCCACTAATATTAGCTGTTTAAAAGAGGAACCTATCAGTGTTAATATGTGTAAAAACGCAGCTGTTGGTCATGCACAGCATTTTTATATATGTCATATTAGAGCAATGCTTCTCAATTCTGGCTTTGATGGGCCACAGTCCTGAATATTTAAGAGATTCCTCTGCTCCCAACACAGCTGACACAACTAATGAGCTAATTAAGTAAAACCTCCAAAGGTGATCACTGCATTGCTTGTTATAGATTATGTCAGATGttatttcagtttgaaataaTTAAAA is a window of Hoplias malabaricus isolate fHopMal1 chromosome 1, fHopMal1.hap1, whole genome shotgun sequence DNA encoding:
- the LOC136706870 gene encoding olfactory receptor 52J3-like translates to MDSNFSIYTTTLTLEPLDIPSSHIFPAFLIGTLTYCAVLVFNMTIILTIAFNRKLHKPMYILLFNMPVNDIMGSTAFFPQLVSSILSQNRSITYSACFVQALLTHLYGAGSFLILTAMAYDRYIAICCPLKYNTLMTPNNLLKIIILMWTIDFTMIGLLLAFSYHKEICSTKIVDLFCNNPSLMKLICGDTRLNNYYGLFTIAFYNGLLLLVIIFTYVHILLTVVIKRQSDAKSKAIQTCGTHLIVFLCLEFSAVFAMLAHRFEAVSLNLRRVIGASVMIIPPIVNPLVYGLKTKEIRQCLNLFFCKKLLTKQKEKHKIRCMKNQPN